Proteins encoded in a region of the Onychostoma macrolepis isolate SWU-2019 chromosome 20, ASM1243209v1, whole genome shotgun sequence genome:
- the nek2 gene encoding serine/threonine-protein kinase Nek2: protein MPSKTEDYEVMLTIGCGSYGKCQKIRRKSDGKILVWKVLDYGTMAEAEKQMLVSEVNLLRELKHPNIVRYYDRIIDRTNTTLYIVMEYCEGGDLASLINRCIKDRRYLEEEFILRVMAQLSLALKECHGRSNGSSTVLHRDLKPANIFLDVKQNVKLGDFGLARILNHDTSFAKTFVGTPYYMSPEQINRMSYNEKSDIWSLGCLLYELCALSPPFTAYNQTELAGKIREGKFRRIPYRYSDDLNTLLSKMLNLKDYLRPSVESILQNSLISGYVAQEQKRLQEKQRHRSVDVEQPKHPEPSLLAELRLKEQILREREQALKEREQRLEQREQELCVREQQSNEKLARAESLLKAYNLIRQQRALSLLSASDTENEETISPGKKRVHFAGDGKENSRLITKPQEHCLVKKHQWANMRIQALGEEEKTYSPKPREMQGIR from the exons ATGCCATCCAAAACTGAAGACTATGAGGTGATGCTCACCATAGGATGTGGATCTTATGGGAAATGCCAGAAAATCAGGAGGAAATCCGATGGAAAG ATTCTGGTTTGGAAGGTGCTGGACTATGGCACCATGGCTGAGGCAGAGAAACAGATGCTGGTGTCAGAGGTCAATTTGCTCCGTGAGCTGAAGCACCCAAATATCGTCCGATACTACGACAGAATTATAGATAGGACGAACACAACGTTATATATAGTGATGGAGTACTGTGAGGGTGGAGATCTCGCCAGTCTCATCAACAGATGCATCAAAGACAG ACGATACCTGGAAGAAGAATTCATCCTGCGTGTGATGGCACAGTTGTCCCTGGCGTTAAAAGAGTGCCATGGTAGAAGTAACGGCAGCAGTACAGTTCTGCACCGTGACCTGAAACCCGCAAACATCTTTTTGGATGTCAAACAGAATGTAAAGCTTGGCGATTTTGGTTTAGCTCGGATACTGAACCATGATACAAGCTTTGCTAAAACATTTGTTGGAACTCCATATTACATGTCGCCA GAACAAATTAACCGCATGTCCTACAATGAAAAATCAGATATATGGTCTTTGGGATGTTTACTCTATGAACTATGTGCTTTATC TCCCCCATTTACAGCATACAATCAAACAGAACTGGCTGGAAAAATCAGAGAAGGGAAATTCAGAAGAATCCCATACAGATACTCTGATGATCTGAacacacttctttcaaaaatgctCAACTTAAAG GACTATCTGAGGCCCTCGGTGGAGTCCATTCTGCAGAACAGCTTGATCTCGGGCTATGTAGCCCAGGAGCAGAAGAGGCTTCAGGAGAAGCAACGGCACAGATCAGTAGATGTAGAGCAGCCCAAACATCCAGAGCCGTCGCTTCTAGCAGAGCTGCGGCTGAAGGAGCAGATTCTACGCGAGCGTGAACAGGCCCTCaaagagagagagcagagaCTAGAGC AAAGGGAACAGGAGCTGTGTGTCCGAGAGCAGCAATCAAATGAAAAGCTGGCCAG AGCTGAGAGCTTGTTGAAGGCATATAATTTGATCCGGCAGCAGAGGGCGCTTTCTCTACTCAGTGCCAGTGACACAG AGAATGAAGAGACCATCTCTCCGGGAAAGAAGAGGGTTCACTTTGCAGGAGATGGCAAGGAGAACAGCAGACTGATCACTAAACCTCAAGAGCATTGCCTTGTAAAGAAGCATCAATGGGCTAACATGCGTATACAAGCTCTTGGTGAAGAAGAAAAGACTTATTCACCAAAGCCCAGAGAAATGCAGGGCATCCGCTAA
- the LOC131527146 gene encoding LOW QUALITY PROTEIN: proton-coupled zinc antiporter SLC30A1-like (The sequence of the model RefSeq protein was modified relative to this genomic sequence to represent the inferred CDS: inserted 1 base in 1 codon), which translates to MACAPNRVRLLCMLSLTFGFFIVEVVVSRITSSLAMLSDSFHMLSDVIALVVALVAVRFAEQTQSTNKNTFGWIRAEVMGALVNAVFLTALCFTIILEAVERFTEPHEIEKPEVVIGVGAAGLLVNLVGLCLFHGHAGXRGHGHSHGGHGHGHGDTKTQEREGAPVSSCRRMCVITARGILLPCPKPTLAVLAT; encoded by the exons ATGGCCTGCGCGCCGAACCGGGTTCGCTTGCTCTGCATGCTGTCGCTCACCTTCGGCTTTTTCATCGTGGAGGTGGTGGTGAGCCGGATCACGTCTTCTCTAGCGATGCTGTCGGACTCCTTTCATATGCTGTCGGACGTGATCGCGCTGGTCGTGGCTCTGGTGGCGGTGCGTTTCGCGGAGCAGACCCAGTCCACCAACAAAAACACGTTCGGCTGGATCCGGGCCGAGGTGATGGGCGCGCTGGTCAACGCCGTGTTCCTCACCGCGCTCTGCTTCACCATCATCCTGGAGGCCGTCGAGCGCTTCACGGAGCCCCATGAGATCGAGAAGCCCGAGGTGGTGATTGGGGTGGGGGCTGCGGGGCTGCTAGTCAATCTGGTTGGGCTCTGTCTCTTTCATGGGCACGCCG GGCGCGGACACGGCCATTCCCATGGAGGACACGGCCACGGCCACGgggacacaaaaacacaagaacgGGAAGGTGCGCCGGTGTCATCTTGCAGACGTATGTGTGTTATCACTGCTCGAGGGATACTCTTGCCTTGTCCAAAACCCACACTTGCTGTCTTGGCCACTTGA